From a single Micromonas commoda chromosome 5, complete sequence genomic region:
- a CDS encoding predicted protein, with protein sequence MGPPVQLRVLVTGIRVKDARPYFLQLQTLRSRDSKPNPVSVGDDLVGLSQAGTAARTETTEVTSAPEFTNRAFVMTVPRDQAGGLVPQGAADLLGGRDWPGNDDGPGVAIGDGPPALLCQLFARKTALNSAMGHDILCGTGYVEFFGPTVQRLQRGEAVSVNVALESPEGRDPAQLSLQITMLDTNLAGAVGTRDKPSGTGRSLRVSVLVHSAKNLPTDEASGRAPAAFVAAKTMREAAARLPSRAATRALKGETDPIWNEVVTVEVGEKELDREKVLLAVVNHDTNKLMAKAAIPLRALSVGRHYNLSLQLGNGASLNCTVVMPSAPERELKTLEQKSGTTRVEASVMGISGGGDNGAGYEGPVTAVWSLASSASSAKSAGAGKVKVYTSVNAGSEDSVVQALSSISAEKTTDVVPTLQGSSLSGPPLWPSGHRAAFYCSSNAISHGAAIVLELHNGGGMIGRAVMPTDDLGPGGKPSSLNDVPLVSRGEEVGRVTVTARVWPRDELLQSRKKEVQGGFDPGGGLGVGGEGAWMLSAMATDMIDKQAALDDALARLEASERRVENLKFRYQEAEASRQRLEGDNAELRRLLHEERNADPAAGLQALGLNGVDDLMEAKDRLGQLAARYAQEKRRNAELVHRLKAVHEQTVQAEQLKGRHLELQEAHAELSRYLQKCEREAARVGKCRATIEMQEGIIARLEGLLEQSVVDGRRLAEAEAEASRLRDANAMLQSGPDYEELAILRDEVKDLRLAYQERERDHRDLQAERVALTLRSEKAEANAIASNNEMLEVSRRCAREIAGLRAKLAEKDAQLMGGFGSVSNMILQEYGKVGRLTTMEPIHSPDGDVTDPTRRMVGNSQPDLRGAAVEPRPPSGSPGGSSRPASVGKMSGASPPGSRRGPSSGGSSSGSGSGPSSSSSGSGSSGSGSRPTSSVGKSGAGSASASRPGSRPATGASGR encoded by the coding sequence ACtctgcgctcgcgcgactcGAAACCAAACCCCGTGAGCGTTGGCGATGACCTCGTGGGACTGTCCCAGGCCggaaccgcggcgaggacggagaCCACGGAggtcacctccgcgcccgagTTCACCAACCGAGCTTTCGTGATGACCGTGCCGAGGGACCAGGCGGGAGGCCTGGTGCcgcagggcgccgcggacctgcTCGGCGGCAGGGACTGGCCCGGAAACGACGATGGTCCCGGGGTGGCCATCGGCGACGGTCCTCCCGCGCTCCTGTGCCAGCTGTTCGCGCGCAAGACCGCGCTCAACAGCGCGATGGGCCACGACATCCTCTGCGGCACGGGGTACGTCGAGTTTTTCGGACCCACCGTGCAGCgcctgcagcgcggcgaggcggtcaGCGTCAACGTCGCGCTGGAGTCTCCCGAGGGGAGGGACCCCGCGCAGCTCTCGCTTCAGATCACCATGCTCGACAccaacctcgcgggcgccgtgggCACGCGCGATAAGCCGTCGGGCACGGGCCGGTCCCTTCGCGTCTCCGTGCTGGTCCACTCGGCGAAGAACCTACCGACGGACGAGGCTTCGGGCAGGGCGCcggccgcgttcgtcgcggcgaaaaCGATGCGAGAGGCTGCGGCGCGTCtaccgtcgagggcggcgacgagggcgctcAAGGGCGAGACGGATCCCATATGGAACGAGGTTGTCACGGTTGAAGTCGGAGAAAAAGAGCTGGACCGAGAGAAggtgctcctcgccgtcgtaaACCACGACACCAACAAGCTgatggccaaggcggcgataCCCCTGCGCGCCCTGTCCGTGGGTAGGCACTATAACCTGTCGCTGCAGCTCGGTAACGGCGCGAGCCTGAATTGCACGGTGGTGATGCCCAGcgcgcccgagcgcgagctgaaGACGCTCGAGCAAAAGTCGGGAACCACGAGGGTCGAGGCGAGCGTCATGGgcatctccggcggcggcgacaacgGCGCGGGATACGAGGGTCCGGTCACCGCGGTCtggtccctcgcgtcgtcggcgtcgtccgcgaagtCAGCGGGCGCCGGCAAAGTCAAGGTTTACACTTCCGTGAACGCCGGAAGCGAGGACAGCGTCGTGCAGGCGCTGTCGAGCATCAGCGCGGAGAAGACCACGGACGTCGTGCCGACGCTTCAAGGGAGCAGCCTGTCGGGCCCGCCGTTGTGGCCGtccggtcaccgcgccgcgtttTACTGCTCGTCCAACGCCATatcccacggcgccgcgatcgtgcTCGAGCTGCACAACGGCGGCGGTATGATTGGCCGCGCGGTGATGCCCACGGATGACCTCGGCCCCGGTGGCAAGCCGAGCTCGTTGAACGACGTGCCCCTGgtgagccgcggcgaggaggtcggcCGGGTgaccgtcaccgcgcgcgtgtggCCGCGtgacgagctcctccagtCCAGGAAGAAGGAGGTTCAGGGAGGAttcgaccccggcggcgggctcggcgtcggcggcgagggcgcctgGATGCTGAGCGCCATGGCGACGGACATGATTGACAAGCAGGCTGccctggacgacgcgctcgcgaggctggAGGCTTCCGAGCGCAGGGTTGAGAACCTCAAGTTTCGGTAccaggaggctgaggcgtcCAGGCAGCGCCTGGAGGGTGACAACGCGGAGCTCAGGCGGCTGCTGCACGAGGAGCGCAACGCGGACCCGGCTGCCGGGTTGCAGGCGCTGGGCCtcaacggcgtcgacgacttgATGGAGGCGAAAGATCGGCTTGgtcagctcgcggcgaggtacgcgcAGGAGAAGCGACGcaacgccgagctcgtgcacCGACTCAAGGCTGTGCACGAGCAGACGGTCCAGGCGGAGCAGCTCAAGGGTAGGCACCTCGAGCTGCAggaggcgcacgcggagcTGAGCAGGTACCTTCAGAAgtgcgagcgcgaggcggcgagggtcggCAAGtgccgcgcgacgatcgagaTGCAGGAGGGGATcatcgcgaggctcgagggGCTGCTGGAGCAGTCGGTGGTTGACGGACGaaggctcgccgaggctgaggctgaggcttcgcgcctccgcgacgccaacgccatGCTCCAGTCCGGTCCGGAttacgaggagctcgcgatcctccgcgacgaggtgAAGGACCTGCGACTGGCGTACCAGGAGCGGGAACGCGACCACCGAGACCTGCAGGCTGAGCGAGTCGCGCTCACGCTCAGGAGCgaaaaggcggaggcgaacgcCATCGCGAGCAACAACGAGATGCTCGAGGTGTCCAGGCGCTGCGCGCGGGAAATCGCGGGTCttcgcgccaagctcgcggagaaggacgcgCAGCTCATGGGCGGGTTCGGTTCCGTCAGCAACATGATCCTCCAAGAGTACGGTAAGGTCGGTCGTCTCACCACCATGGAGCCGATACACTCGCCCGACGGGGATGTCACGGACCCAACACGACGGATGGTGGGGAATTCGCAACCCGACCTGAGAGGCGCAGCCGTCGAGCCGAGGCCCCCGTCGGGGTCGCCCGGCGGGTCGTCGAGGCCGGCGAGCGTCGGAAAGATGTCGGGAGCGTCCCCGCCGGGATCGAGGCGAGGGccctcgagcggcggctcgtcgtccggATCCGGATCGggcccgtcgtcgagctcgtccggtTCGGGTTCCTCCGGTTCCGGTTCCAGGCCCACGTCGAGCGTCGGTAAAAGCGGAGCTggttcggcgtcggcgtcgaggccgggTTCGAGGCCCGCGACGGGAGCTTCCGGTCGATGA
- a CDS encoding predicted protein: MAFLELRVAGEGSLAEAGPNRGVAHSRMTDIQWHQRAPNPNNPVVFFDVTIGGADVGRIKMELFADVAPKTCENFRQFCTGEHKKGGFPQGYKDVEFHRVIKDFMIQGGDFLKGDGTGCVSIYGSKFNDENFVAKHTGPGLLSMANSGPNSNGCQFFLTCTKTEWLDDKHVVFGRVLGDGLLVLRKIENVATGPNNKPKLSCKISQCGEM; encoded by the coding sequence ATGGCCTTTTTGGAACTTAGGGTTGCTGGCGAGGGGTCACTCGCGGAGGCCGGACCGAACCGCGGAGTCGCGCACTCGAGAATGACGGATATACAATGGCACCAGCGGGCGCCCAACCCGAACAATCCAGTGGTGTTTTTCGACGTCACCATcggaggcgcggacgtcggcaGGATCAAGATGGAGCTgttcgccgacgtcgcgcccaaGACGTGCGAGAACTTCCGACAGTTCTGCACCGGTGAGCACAAGAAGGGCGGCTTTCCGCAGGGATACAAGGACGTGGAGTTCCACCGCGTCATCAAAGATTTCATGATCCAGGGCGGGGACTTCCTCAAGGGAGACGGCACGGGCTGCGTCTCCATCTACGGGAGCAAGTTCAACGACGAAAACTTCGTCGCGAAACACACGGGCCCCGGGCTGCTGAGCATGGCCAACAGCGGGCCCAACAGCAACGGGTGCCAGTTTTTCCTGACCTGCACCAAGACGGAGTGGCTCGACGACAAGCACGTGGTGTTCGGGCGGGTCCTGGGGGACGGGTTACTGGTGCTGAGGAAGATCGAGAACGTCGCGACTGGACCCAACAACAAGCCCAAACTCTCGTGTAAAATCTCGCAGTGCGGCGAGATgtag
- a CDS encoding predicted protein produces MSRASSAAVLIVIVVIAALLPPEVHACSTFLVGKGASVDGSLFVTHSDDGEGDPDARLSFIPAADHAPGAFRDVWPDLEDNPRFVGTARGETYLPGRGVPSDAKGTEPIGKIPQVNHTYAYTEGNYGIMNEKQLSIGESTCSGRFVANAKGSGGEALFCVNELSRIAMERCATARCAIRTMGDLATEHGFYGASGSFEGGSETLLIADTSEGWVMHFVPYPETNSAVWVAKRVPDDEVTVVMNMFTIRSVNLKDPENYMYSANIIDVAVKHGLWDPSGKDGVFDFTKAYSDGEYAHKYYSGRRAWGAFRLINPGVELDPNYGNLRIDDPYPWSMKPAKPVSASDLFAWHRDWYQDTPFDMSKGVAAGPWGSPDRFNGGDAEVSIPGSFERSIALHRTTYTHVLQTRGWLPDAIGGITWYGPHAAHGTCFVPVPAGIKKLPAALTIGNATLVDRDSQWWAHRYVHNLAQMKYAYAVEDIRAAQAMWENEGAELVAAVDAKFGGSSSEELDVALGMFEAHVDKVRAAWWRLGDVIMANYADGFVSKAKTGAPVGYPAWWLEAAGWRQGPEPIPPPKTGRSKILFREGGSLERGARVRRAGSAPLASAFRV; encoded by the coding sequence atgtcgcgcgcgtcgtcggccgccGTGCTCATCGTGATAGTCGTTATCGCGGCGTTGCTTCCTCCCGAGGTCCACGCGTGCAGCACCTTCCTCGTTGGAAAGGGCGCTTCCGTCGACGGGTCCCTGTTTGTGACCCactcggacgacggcgagggcgacccgGACGCCAGGCTGTCGTTCattcccgcggcggaccaTGCCCCCGGCGCGTTCAGGGACGTGTGGCCGGACCTTGAGGATAATCCACGCTTCGTCGGGACTGCGAGGGGCGAAACGTACCTGCCCGGTCGGGGCGTTCCGTCCGATGCGAAGGGGACCGAACCCATCGGCAAGATCCCGCAGGTGAACCACACGTACGCGTACACCGAGGGAAACTACGGCATCATGAACGAGAAACAGCTCAGCATCGGCGAGAGCACGTGCAGCGGTAGGTTCGTCGCGAACGCCAAGGGTTCGGGGGGCGAGGCTTTATTCTGCGTCAACGAACTGTCCCGCATCGCGATGGAGcgctgcgccaccgcccgctgCGCCATCCGCACCATGGGCGACCTCGCCACCGAACACGGCTTCTACGGCGCGTCCGGATCGTTCGAGGGAGGATCGGAGACGCTGCTCATCGCGGATACCTCCGAGGGGTGGGTCATGCACTTCGTGCCCTATCCCGAGACCAACAGCGCGGTGTGGGTCGCCAAGCGGgtgcccgacgacgaggtcacAGTGGTGATGAACATGTTCACCATCCGGTCAGTCAACCTGAAAGATCCAGAAAATTACATGTACTCGGCAAACAtcatcgacgtcgcggtcaAGCACGGGTTGTGGGATCCATCCGGTAAGGACGGCGTGTTCGACTTCACCAAGGCGTACAGCGACGGTGAATACGCGCACAAGTACTACTCCGGCCGTCGAGCCTGGGGCGCGTTTCGGCTCATCAACCCTGGCGTCGAGCTGGACCCAAACTACGGTAATCTGAGGATTGATGACCCGTACCCTTGGTCCATGAAGCCCGCCAAGCCCGTGTCCGCGTCGGATCTTTTCGCTTGGCACCGAGACTGGTACCAGGATACGCCTTTCGACATGTCCAAGGGtgtcgcggcgggtccgtgGGGCTCGCCCGATCGattcaacggcggcgacgcggaggtttCCATCCCGGGCTCGTTTGAGAGATCCATCGCGTTACATCGAACCACGTACACGCACGTCCTTCAGACACGCGGGTGGCTTCCAGACGCCATCGGTGGGATCACTTGGTACGGGCCtcacgccgcgcacggcaCGTGCTTTGTCCCAGTCCCGGCGGGGATCAAAAAACTgccggcggcgttgacgatCGGAAACGCCACGCTCGTCGACAGAGACTCGCAGTGGTGGGCGCACCGGTACGTGCACAACCTGGCGCAGATGAAGTACGCGTACGCCGTGGAAGACATTCGCGCGGCCCAGGCGATGTGGGAGAacgagggtgccgagctcgtcgccgccgtggacgccaaGTTCGGAGGCTCTTCCTCGGAGGAGTTGGACGTCGCGCTTGGGATGTTCGAGGCTCACGTGGACAAAGTGAGAGCCGCGTGGTGGCGCCTGGGTGACGTCATCATGGCAAACTACGCGGATGGTTTCGTGTCCAAGGCGAagaccggcgcgcccgtggGATACCCGGCGTGGTGGCTCGAAGCCGCTGGATGGAGACAAGGCCCTGAGCCCATCCCGCCGCCAAAGACGGGCAGGAGTAAGATATTATTCCGCGAAGGAGGTTCCTTggagcggggcgcgagggtaAGGAGAGCCGGGTCCGCGCCTCTCGCGTCGGCGTTTCGAGTGTGA
- a CDS encoding predicted protein: KVECLTVDACQGAEFDYVLISPVRSNGRKAIGFVADSRRVNVAISRAKRMCIIFGDRRTM; encoded by the coding sequence AAAGTGGAATGCCTCACCGTGGACGCATGCCAGGGTGCCGAATTTGATTACGTGCTCATCTCACCGGTGCGGTCAAACGGCCGGAAAGCAATCGGGTTTGTGGCTGACTCCAGGAGAGTTAACGTCGCGATTTCCCGTGCAAAGCGCATGTGTATCATATTTGGTGATCGTAGGACGATGA
- a CDS encoding predicted protein — MSLQAGCASFEVDGIDLALHEIQADTVLEVALAKAKSAHEILQRPLLIHDCGLCCAALKDAPGPYTKYFNFTVGTAGLLALMRDHQDRRAGWDDAIVYIDASGHAHSFSSLDRYG, encoded by the coding sequence ATGAGTCTTCAAGCTGGTTGTGCAAGCTTCGAGGTTGACGGGATAGATCTCGCGCTTCACGAGATCCAGGCCGACACGGTGCTCGAAGTTgcgctcgccaaggccaagtCAGCGCACGAAATACTTCAGAGGCCGCTGCTCATACACGACTGTGGCTTATGctgcgcggcgctgaaggaTGCGCCGGGACCTTATACAAAGTACTTCAACTTCACAGTGGGCACGGCAGGGTTGCTGGCGCTGATGCGAGATCATCAGGACAGACGCGCGGGCTGGGACGATGCCATCGTTTACATAGATGCGAGTGGACACGCTCACAGCTTCAGCAGCCTAGACCGATATGG
- a CDS encoding predicted protein produces MVERIAAMLNYFLLYLAGPERRKLKVKDPEKLGWNPKELLSMITEIYLNLFNADKDEVFVTAIAADGRSYKDEVFVETSNVLRQLGLKSNHDISRFDELAERVRLVAAAAEEEEADLGEIPDDFLDPVMYTLMTDPIKLPSGGTMDRANILRHLLTDETDPFTRQPLKAEDLVPDTELKAKIDAWIAERKTAVGKT; encoded by the coding sequence ATGGTTGAGCGCATCGCGGCCATGCTCAACTATTTCCTCCTATACCTCGCGGGACCCGAGCGTAGGAAACTCAAGGTGAAGGACCCAGAGAAGTTGGGTTGGAATCCCAAGGAGCTCCTCTCCATGATCACTGAGATTTACCTCAACCTGTTCAACGCGGACAAAGACGAGGTGTTTGTCacggccatcgccgccgacggccggAGCTACAAGGATGAGGTGTTCGTGGAGACATCCAACGTCCTCAGGCAACTCGGATTAAAGTCCAATCACGACATATCAAggttcgacgagctcgccgagcgagtAAGGCTCGTTgctgctgcggcggaggaggaggaggccgaccTTGGAGAGATTCCTGACGATTTCCTTGATCCGGTGATGTACACGCTGATGACGGATCCCATCAAGCTACCGAGCGGCGGAACGATGGACCGCGCCAACATACTTCGACATCTTCTTACGGATGAGACGGATCCGTTCACCAGACAACCCCTTAAGGCGGAGGACCTGGTGCCAGACACAGAGCTCAAGGCAAAAATTGATGCTTGGATTGCGGAGAGGAAGACTGCCGTGGGGAAGACCTGA
- a CDS encoding Drug/Metabolite transporter superfamily (drug/metabolite) has product MVPLGWCGAWWRRQYHDPHPGTCHLALCTVQLLFAGMHVTSKPALEFIPPFGFCTLRLVLALPFLWWLALKEGSRRFRSAELLYIPPMAFAIGIAYSFIFVCNQRSGPIATAMVQPLMPISTGAFLAVLGLEPLPPFKVFGMLVATFGTSLALRVYSTNIGPGPLDVFLLVIQASSYGVYIVLLTRALGQIRTAHEIETRALKEASSEQEKPPPGPMLFLFSATLLAEVAIACVGLPGLVTAVNWQDLPVAAYMAVLYAGIASSCFAHGLNSWAVSHVSGVLPTVYSGVQVIWTALLSYVVLGEKITWDQAVGSLLTICGVALVSWVREKERRLLRKEKVEMEETRENEAETERGHGMTPERRQNLARVCRGSSPA; this is encoded by the exons ATGGTGCCGCTCGGGTGGTGTGGGGCGTGGTGGCGTCGACAGTACCATGATCCGCATCCAGGAACGTGTCACCTCGCGCTGTGCACCGTGCAGCTGCTCTTCGCGGGCATGCACGTCACTTCAAAACCCGCACTCGAGTTCATCCCGCCGTTCGGTTTTTGCACCCTGAGGCTGGTCCTGGCGTTACCGTTCCTCTGGTGGCTGGCCCTGAAGGAAGGTTCCCGGCGCTTTCGTTCGGCCGAGCTGCTCTACATACCACCGATGGCTTTCGCGATTGGTATTGCTTACTCCTTCATCTTTGTGTGCAACCAGCGGTCGGGACCTatcgcgaccgcgatggTGCAGCCGCTTATGCCGATCTCGACAGGGGCCTTCCTTGCCGTGTTGGGCCTGGAACCCCTCCCTCCCTTCAAGGTGTTTGGAATGTTGGTGGCGACCTTCGGAACTTCACTGGCACTCAGAGTATACTCGACGAACATAGGACCAGGTCCCCTCGACGTGTTCCTGCTCGTCATTCAGGCGAGTAGCTACGGGGTGTATATTGTGTTGTTGACTAGGGCCCTTGGGCAAATCAGGACAGCGCATGAGATCGAGACGAGGGCGCTTAAAGAGGCTTCTTCAGAGCAGGAGAAGCCGCCACCAGGCCCCATGCTGTTTCTATTTTCGGCGACTCTCCTGGCAGAAGTAGCCATCGCGTGCGTGGGTCTGCCCGGGCTTGTGACGGCCGTCAACTGGCAAGACCTTCCAGTTGCTGCATATATGGCCGTACTCTACGCAGGCATCGCGAGCTCTTGCTTCGCGCATGGGTTGAATTCTTGGGCGGTCTCTCACGTAAGTGGTGTCTTGCCGACAGTCTACTCCGGGGTGCAGGTCATATGGACGGCGTTGCTTTCctacgtcgtcctcggcgagaagATAACATGGGATCAGGCCGTCGGTTCATTACTGACCATCTGTGGGGTTGCCTTGGTGAGCTGGGTGCGGGAGAAGGAGAGAAGACTGCTACGCAAGGAGAAAGTTGAGATGGAGGAAACGAGGGAAAACGAGGCAGAAACGGAACGGGGACATGGAATGACGCCTGAGCGGAG GCAAAACCTCGCACGAGTCTGCCGAGGATCGAGTCCGGCGTAG
- a CDS encoding predicted protein — protein MSDEDVEKVLAHTPKLAGYDVAGAIAPKVEHLCQELGADVARVRRAVQREPRLLTVSLDRLESTACWLTNECGVNRGDVGAILCKQPSVAWSSVDANLRPTMTFLVDELGMSPTAVARAVKRRPSILLMNVDDNLRAKKRYFTDRLGLGEETVRAVLEKNPEILALSVEDSVAKTVEFFARDLGIGGDRAVKLITKAPAVLSLSLERNIVPTIDFLADELDLGIERAIKCIETRPQLLAYSLERKLRPTVRYLVDEFFPACDVYDAVQLVNYSLKGRIIPRVRILRRKGMMSEQALHKPSYVVCMRDDQFQKLAGVTPEEYAVEVARAKDGETKDVTSETAGAR, from the coding sequence ATGTCCGATGAGGACGTAGAGAAAGTTCTGGCGCACACCCCCAAACTGGCGGGGTACGATGTGGCCGGCGCCATCGCACCCAAGGTTGAACACCTGTGTCAAGAACTGGgagcggacgtcgcgcgagtCAGGAGGGCGGTTCAGCGCGAGCCCAGGCTCCTCACCGTATCCTTGGACAGGCTCGAATCCACGGCGTGTTGGCTGACGAACGAGTGCGGGGTGAATCGCGGGGACGTGGGCGCCATCCTGTGCAAGCAGCCTTCGGTGGCGTGGTCGAGCGTAGACGCGAACCTCCggccgacgatgacgtttCTCGTTGATGAGCTCGGCATGAGCccgaccgcggtggcgcgcgcggtgaagcGCCGACCGTCGATCCTGCTCATGAACGTCGACGATAACCTGCGCGCTAAGAAGCGGTACTTTACCGACAGGCTGGGCTTGGGCGAGGAAACGGTACGCGCGGTGCTGGAAAAAAATCCAGAAATTTTGGCTTTGTCCGTGGAGGACAGCGTGGCAAAGACGGTGGAATTCTTCGCCAGGGACCTCGGCATcggaggcgatcgcgctGTCAAGCTCATCACCAAAGCCCCCGCGGTGTTGTCGTTATCGTTGGAGCGTAATATCGTGCCCACCATCGACTTCTTAGCAGACGAGCTTGACCTCGGCATCGAGCGTGCCATAAAATGCATCGAGACTCGCCCCCAGCTCTTGGCGTACTCGCTGGAGCGCAAGCTGAGGCCCACGGTCAGGTATTTGGTCGATGAATTCTTCCCCGCGTGCGATGTGTACGATGCGGTTCAGCTCGTCAACTACAGCCTCAAGGGAAGGATTATTCCCCGGGTTCGGATACTAAGGAGAAAGGGCATGATGTCGGAACAAGCGCTCCATAAACCTTCCTACGTGGTTTGCATGCGAGACGACCAGTTCCagaagctcgcgggcgtGACCCCGGAAGAATACGCGGTGGAAGTAGCGAGGGCGAAGGACGGGGAGACCAAGGATGTCACGTCTGAGACTGCGGGGGCGAGGTGA
- a CDS encoding predicted protein, whose translation MSDPSERFRATLSSLLYFSPDGGLAEEDSAPGETGRESAAQKAAPVARECRPGDRKDFQRRLATFKTGTWFAKPPSMAPVPCARRGWANVASDTIECESCGARVILKIPEKATREEAAKIAAKVFATLDSKHKRECAWKGTTCPMSLARFPRVSDAELRQEFENRRNRLSSASHLPKTTTAAAMLEGAGGGGVLHVPGVSKLNKAGAHVGAPPGAAKRIEELVEGASDAVETATLLALCGWDTAADGNSGKSPVSGRTRSGSVIVCRMCETRCATWNFAPGPTSTAAPGGTSAPLFEPDHQGASPSLGTSNRAKPRAIATGAQLMGAMGGSFGIGTGFSSLGGGASPSAVRAGSPSAGSNPPLMGLGFSIAGGASPSNAPSPGPFGATGSPSPAPAFGAGAQRSSPFGVPASSASNEKETTIAAPGESPSQRMTRSRAASIVEKTPPPKFSLTGDGGGAASVSGKTPSSTGKRKRSDGEHVDPSRKELKATTSAGSKSKRAFVDALNEFHPLTQHRAHCPWIAVHHDESEVLLDADAVAIDARRGWVATLDTVAPLNARHLLGAGDDDEALAAPDFGGAPGAGGGVEDAPGGAGETKTKEISYLDARTKVACALMGRETM comes from the coding sequence ATGTCGGACCCGTCTGAGCGCTTCCGCGCCACGCTCAGCTCGCTCCTCTACTTCAGCCCCGACGGGGGGCTTGCCGAGGAGGATTCGGCTCCCGGGGAAACGGGGCGCGAATCGGCCGCGCAGAAGGCCGCcccggtcgcgcgcgagtgcCGTCCCGGGGACCGCAAAGACTTTCAGCGCAGACTCGCGACGTTCAAGACCGGCACGTGGTTCGCCAAGCCACCCTCGATGGCCCCGGTGCCGTGTGCGCGCAGGGGCTGGGCCAACGTCGCGAGCGACACAATCGAGTGTGAGtcgtgcggcgcgcgggtgatcCTCAAGATCCCGGAGAAAGCCACCCGAGAAGAAGCCGCGAAGATCGCGGCTAAGGTGTTCGCGACCCTTGACTCGAAGCACAAGCGAGAGTGCGCCTGGAAAGGCACGACGTGCCCGATGTCCCTCGCCAGGTTCCCACGCGTCTCAGACGCGGAGCTCAGGCAAGAATTTGAGAATAGGCGGAATCGGCTCAGCAGCGCGAGCCATCtcccgaagacgacgacggcggcggctatgctcgagggggcgggggggggcgGAGTTTTACACGTACCCGGAGTCTCTAAGTTGAATAAGGCTGGCGCGCACGTCGGCGCACCCCCTGGTGCGGCGAAGCGtatcgaggagctcgtcgagggcgcgagcgatgcggtggagacggcgacgctctTGGCGTTGTGCGGTTGGGACACGGCTGCTGATGGAAACTCGGGTAAGTCACCCGTATCTGGCAGGACACGGTCGGGATCTGTCATCGTGTGCCGTATGTGTGAAACGCGATGCGCCACGTGGAACTTCGCGCCGGGTCccacgtccacggcggcacCCGGAGGCACTTCGGCGCCTTTGTTTGAGCCCGACCACCAAGGCGCTTCTCCGAGTCTCGGCACCTCGAATCGGGCGAAACCTCGGGCGATTGCGACGGGGGCGCAGCTGATGGGAGCGATGGGCGGGTCGTTCGGTATTGGCACGGGCTTTTCCTCCTTGGGTGGTGGcgcgtcgccatccgcggTTCGTGCGGGCTCACCCTCGGCGGGATCGAATCCCCCGCTGATGGGCCTCGGGTTttccatcgcgggcggcgcgtcgccgagcaacGCACCCTCCCCCGGCCCGTTCGGGGCTACCGGGTCGCCATCCCCCGCACCCGCGTTCGGAGCTGGTGCGCAGAGGTCTTCTCCGTTCGGTGTGCCCGCATCATCGGCATCCAACGAGAAGGAAAcgaccatcgccgcgcccggggaaAGCCCGAGCCAAAGGATGAcgaggtcgcgcgcggcgagcataGTTGAGaagacgcctccgccgaaaTTCTCGTTgaccggggacgggggcggtgCCGCGTCCGTCTCAGGAAAGACTCCCTCGTCCACCGGAAAGCGTAAGCGCTCAGACGGGGAACACGTCGATCCGTCGAGGAAGGAACTCAAGGCGACGACTTCGGCGGGATCCAAATCCAAACGCGccttcgtcgacgcgctcaacgaATTTCATCCGCTGACCCAGCATCGAGCGCACTGCCCGTGGATCGCGGTGCACCACGACGAGTCTGAAGTTCTGCTCGATGCGGACGCTGTGGCGATTGACGCGAGGAGGGGCtgggtcgcgacgctcgacaCCGTGGCGCCGCTCAACGCCCGTCACCTtctgggcgcgggcgacgacgacgaggcgcttgCGGCGCCCGACTttggcggcgcgccgggggcggggggaggTGTCGAGGACGCTCCGGGGGGAGCGGGGGAGACGAAGACGAAAGAAATATCTTACCTAGACGCACGCACGAAGGTTGCATGCGCGTTGATGGGCCGCGAAACTATGTAG